The Xiphophorus hellerii strain 12219 chromosome 6, Xiphophorus_hellerii-4.1, whole genome shotgun sequence genomic interval CTATTTAGCATTTGTGCATTCTGTTGTGTTCCAGGTTTGTAATCACAATGTAACAAATTCAGACCCCTAGGCTTGAATTCATCCAATTGGATATTGGGTGTTTTTGGtgatttacaatttaaaaacagaaagagtgtgggcattttaaataaaaaccacaaatagTTTCTCTCCAATTTATTGTTTACACAAGGACTTAGCCTTCCAAAGGGACAGAAATAAAACGATTACAAGAAATGCtcagaataaagttaaaactgaaaaacaataaaggaaaaGCAAGAGGAAATCATTACGTCTCACTTTACTTCTTACGTCTCACTTTTACCACCACAAAAGAAGTCTCAATACTGGGACAGGTTTGCACATAAAAACAGCGTACAAGCTAGCTAGTAAGTGTACTAAATGTGCAGTGGATTTAAcacaaatgtgaaataaaaacacagttaaactgaaaaagacaaaaaaataaaattgcataatGCTACAAATCAGATGAACAACTATGGCAACTACTGCTACAGTGACTtagagtaaaacaaaacatttgtgtttaataaatgaatCTAGATTCTTATGTCAAACACATGACAAGTTAAACTTAAATTTCCAAGATGTAGAGATGCACCCATCAGTCAATTTTCCCTTGACCAGCTTTGATTAAAGATTGGATGGTCAATTACTGAAGCATTTGTTTCTCCTAAATGCACCAAAGCTAAGAACTCTCACAATTCaattaacaaataaactaaTATTGAGTATTTTGATGCACTTTTTTGCccaaatgtataaaaaatgaGGGATATATGCTTTATTGCACAAATTAGGATTAAACTGTCATACCATAACTTTATGTTGGGCTCAAAACAAATAGCTGTATCAAGTTCTACAATCCCCCCCTAAAAAACATCCACCTAGCCATGGTCAATACATGCTTATCCATGGAGGGCAAAGTGGGAGCTCCTGTCTATCCCAAGTGGTCATTAGGTGAGAGGTGGTGTACAACCTGAACAGGCCACAAgttcatcacagggcaacacaaaaGACCCTGCAAATCTGCATTGGTCAGGAAAAATGCTGATTAGAGCATCTCAATTAAAATAACTAGAGTTTCTAGCTAGAAGAAGACTGACTGCAAAAGAAAAGACTCCTTCAAACTTAACAAAAACACTGTGAAGAAAACggatgaaagacaaaaaagaacaaacaaatcaaaatcataATAAACATCTGGCTTACAGATGGATagtgctgttttattttacactttgaCAAGTcaatatattcatttttatttgtttgctacAAAAGCATACACTTGTCTGCAGCACACGCCTGATACCATCACTCTTTTCGGAAACTCCTGATCTGAAAGTGTCAAACTACTCCCTTCACCTCAAGCAAGCCTCTGTCCCTTctcttaaacagaaaaaaaaagaaaaatcaaaattaaaatacgaaaaacaaaacagacgtTCACACTGCTGGATCATAGATTTTATGAAATGCATCTTCAGGCTTACTCACTACAGACAGTAGGGAAATATCTTTTATCCGCTATATAACTCCTGCGTCTCAGGAGATAAAAGAAAGTTTTGATAGTGCAAGGTTATAAGgtaaatatattaatatgttGTTTTAGATAATGTCCTATAAGTAAAGTGCAAATCTCTGATCAGATGAAAGGTGTGAGCAAGCGTTTCTAAAGTTTGACTGACTCTTCCCACTCGTCCATGCACAAATCAGCCCTTGACAGACAACCTAAACATCATCTGGTGCCACATTCATGTAACAAATATTCAGTCTATTATACTGAGTGACTTATGTTGTATTTACGTGTGTTGTTTGGAATCTGTACTTGACAAGTGTATGTCTTAGTGATTTGCACACCATGGAAGGACAGGACCAGTTGGAGCATGTTAAGGAGATCAGTGTTGCAGAAACATGTTCCAATCATTAAGCTTAAGAGTCAGTAATTTGGTAAACTATACGTTCATTTGAATCCATTTTCTTGACCAAGTGACAAAGTCATGGTGAAGCGAGACCAGCTCaagtgaaaatgttcatttaccacagagctctcacacacacacaatcacaatTCCAATGTGTTCTTTAACCTGCTACTACACACGACACAACCTGTGCGAAACAAACACACTGAAGCATACACATGCAGGGGAACTGTTTCTGACTCGTAACTGATGTTTTAAGACCAGCTTAAATTAGCATCAGAACTCGGAAGAATGAAAGGCCAACATTGGgcgaataattttttttaaatttccaaagTGCAAGGTAAACGATACATCTCTGAACTCCTCTCACTCCACAAGAGGGCAGCTATTAGGTTTGGGGTTTGCTGCGAGGGGGCTCGAGTTTGACCTAAGCATCGGGGGAGAAGTCGGTTGGTCCGTAGGTGGAGAGCAGGGCGGCATCCACTGGCTCCATGCAGGAGGGGCAGGTGAAGGATCTCATCAGCCAGTCGTCTATACAATCCATGTGATAAATGTGCATACATGGCAAAAACCGAATGGGGTCTCCGTAAACAAAGTCTAGCATACAGATCACacacctgaaaaaaaatcaaataaagaaaatgagacCAAAGATTTTGTgataatttaataacatttcttttgttgtggCTCTAAAAGAGACAACAAACATGGCTGCAGAACAGGAGTCCTTGTAATAAATCTCATTATcgtaaacaaaaatattacaaaaaggaAATGTTCATTTACCTACTAAGTGTTGATCTAACTTattacatttcaataaaataactcaaagtttgtgattgtaatttgacaaaagttaaaaacaaatcaacttttgatgatttgttgattttcttgAATTGTTCAATTTACCTTGAACAATTCAAGGTAAATTCCCTGTAAGACACTGAATGTGACAGTATTACCTAAAATCAGTATCTGAAAGTCAGGTCTCAGATAAAACTGGAAATCTGTATTGACCAGTAAAAACCTAATCAACAAACTTTGAATTCATACAGGGAGTTCCTTCTATTCATCTATTCTTAAATGATTCCTAAACTGGTATATCCTCATTCTTGCTTAAATTAAAGCAAGAATTTTCAGCAAAAGACGCTGAATAAACAACAAACCAGAGAGGTGGAATTTATGtttacataaaattccaataactACTTAACTTGAGcctgttaatttaaaaagaaacataagtGCAAcctaatttcattttgtttaaaccTTCTGTGTAAATACCCAAAGCTTTTATCATAAAGAAAACACTTCATGTTTCCAAAATACGTATAAATCAGAACTGTAAGGTATGAAAAGACACACTGAGGTCTCCAATACAACCAAAAGTGTGATGCCTAGCAACTCCTATCCATTTTTCCACATAGTATAAATGCTTACTCTCTGATCTTCTTCTCTGAACCGTCTGGTCCTCCATCATAAACGCCCTTTGGGAGGTGCTGGATGAGGCCGATGCGCTGAGCTATGCGGATCTGCTCCTCCTCCGTCAGCTGGGTGGCCAGACGGGCCTGACTGGGTGTCGGATGGTACATGGGCATGTGAGCCTGCTCCTAGTGGCagacaaagaagcaaaaacacataTTCACCTGTGTCAACACACCATCAGGTCTGACGAGTCAGACTGAGAGGGCAGACACGGGAAAATACAAGAGCTATTGAAGacagaaatgtttacatttatgtacCCTGCGGGAAtaacaatgaaaataataataataatattttgcctatttaaatgtaattttgaataaaagtgaAGTCAAATGAGGCCACAAAACTGAAGCTATAAACACGCCATGTTTGCAGAATTACTGGAAAACCAACTAGTAGCATAAATACTGGTTAACATGTGCTAGCCAAtccttttctaatttttttccctcaggaTATTAAAGGAGCAAGAGAGCGGTTGAAGATCCTCACCTGGTATGGAGGAGGCGGCTCCAGATCGGGATCTGTCCCGTCACCGAAACTCGCCCTGTCTGACTGGGACTCATGGAGCAGAGAGATGTCGTCGGATGTTGGGGACTTCAGACAGTTGCCCATATTTCCGTGCCTCCAGTCCTTTTCAGGGCCGACGTTAAAAATCACAACTATGCTGCTAAACTTGCTCTGAGTCGGCTAATGTTAGTTTAGTCCCAGGAATTATCGACTACTCAGGTTTATATCAACACTTACATTCCTGTCATGCTTAGTCAACTCCTGCACACATGTTAAGTGGcaacagtaaaaacataaactagCTTCGCTCCATGATTACTCGGatctgagaaacaaaacaaagaactcTCCTTGATGAGGATGACAGCGGTTAGCACTCCAGATAGCTACTTTTTCTGTTCGATTTCCTCAATACGGGACGCTCATTCCTTCTAAAGACTCCCActttacatacagtatatagctCAGTAGCAACTTTGGATGTCCCACTGAGCTGTCTGAGTGACAGACTCAAAGAGCATTTACGCCTTTCAACTTCGTGAGTAACATTAAACAATTTGTTTCCTTGCTAGCTGTTTCTTCTCTaccctttcttcttctgtttggtAAGCCAGCTCAGATGCGAAACACCGCCATCAGCCGTCCTGGAGTGGAACACAAGACCAGGCCCCTACAAACGCTTACAAATGATcgtatttacaaaataattttaaataattaagaaaGAAGATTAGAagctacggaagaggattagggccaccgaagaaaaaaaaaaaaaagaattctgagattaaagtcagaattctgagtttaaagtcagaattctgagaataaagtcagaattttgacattaatattgactttaatctcggaattctgactttaaactcagaattctgattttaatctcagaattctttttttttttttttcccggtggccctaatccttttccgtagaattctgactttaaagtcagaattatttttttattttttcggtggccctaatcctcttccgtaagAAGCactggagaaaataaataaaatattttattttattacaaataaaatgtataatatcAGAATTCTTACCTGTTTCCCCttagaattattattttttcctcagaTTTTTCTTGTTCAGTCCCAGAATTTGGGGACCGTAAAAATCACTTAAATCTGACAAAACGTTAGTTTTCCTCCTCACATCTCTATCATTGAAGCTGGTTGCAAAAAAAACTCACCTATTTTAATTCCCCACAAGTAATCTACATGTTTAATATGTAACACTGTGAaaaatttttaaacttaaactttttGTCTTCTAGTTTAAGAGAATTCTTCTTTTGAGCTTGCTAACATCAAATTCCATAAGTTGAAATAGAACTCAGAAATGAATTCTATTTTTGACttattgtgtaatttttttaagacaaCACATCAAAGCGAAAGAAGGTCTCATTCGTGTTGCTGTTTTAAACTGTCTAACAGTATGGTCATGattattagaaaatattatttactgaGGGAAGGCTTGTtatgaaaagctttaaaaatattcagtgaACAGAGGGTCTGTAATACAGCAGTTCTCAAACGTTCCAGCTTTTGACAGTCAAATAACAATATAAGAGGGTTTTGACCACAACTCTTGGCTGGATCTAAAAAGTTCTCTTTGTACtatttttatgttgaatttaTTATCTTAAATTTTACTCTGAACAGTATGTTGTCTTCTTGTATTTTATGCAGTCAAAATACTGCACTAAAAATAGGCTTTATTGTTGACTTAACTGGTATGGCAGTTTTTActaaataagcaaaacatttGCAGTTTCGCTAcattattttccacaaaaaatgtatatgaACAGTTGAGGCACATCTACAAAGCTACTTGCAAAACCAGCTGCCACCAACATAACTTCTTCTCCCAAGATCTCTGATGAAATCCTCACAGCTAtgatctcaaactccagtcctcaacgGCCGGTGTCCTACAGCTTTC includes:
- the LOC116722034 gene encoding RING finger protein 11-like, which encodes MGNCLKSPTSDDISLLHESQSDRASFGDGTDPDLEPPPPYQEQAHMPMYHPTPSQARLATQLTEEEQIRIAQRIGLIQHLPKGVYDGGPDGSEKKIRECVICMLDFVYGDPIRFLPCMHIYHMDCIDDWLMRSFTCPSCMEPVDAALLSTYGPTDFSPDA